In the Ruminococcus sp. OA3 genome, one interval contains:
- a CDS encoding YbaB/EbfC family nucleoid-associated protein: protein MAKRGGFPGGMGMPGNMNNLMKQAQKMQKQMEENQKALEEKEFTATAGGGAVEITVSGKKEVTKVKLAEEAVDPDDVEMLEDLIMAATNEALRKMEEESAAVMSKLTGGLGGGLPF from the coding sequence ATGGCGAAACGCGGAGGTTTTCCGGGTGGAATGGGTATGCCGGGCAATATGAATAATCTGATGAAGCAGGCACAGAAAATGCAGAAACAGATGGAAGAAAATCAGAAAGCCCTTGAAGAAAAGGAATTTACGGCAACGGCGGGCGGCGGCGCTGTCGAGATCACAGTATCCGGAAAAAAAGAAGTGACAAAGGTGAAACTTGCAGAGGAAGCAGTTGACCCGGATGATGTAGAGATGCTGGAAGATCTGATCATGGCAGCTACTAATGAAGCACTGCGGAAGATGGAGGAAGAGTCGGCTGCAGTCATGTCGAAGCTGACAGGGGGGTTAGGCGGAGGACTGCCTTTCTGA
- a CDS encoding Hpt domain-containing protein produces MTIQEYYTSTGVDFQNTLRRLGSEERLRKYLSKILEDNNFEMLLNALNAGNYKDAFLAVHSLKGICLNLDLLPLLRSSSALADNLRDGQSSSDTDRLFKQVETDYQNTMSDLKKIL; encoded by the coding sequence ATGACGATTCAGGAATATTATACTTCTACAGGCGTTGACTTTCAAAATACACTGCGCAGACTCGGCAGCGAAGAAAGACTGCGTAAATACCTCTCCAAAATATTGGAGGACAATAATTTTGAAATGCTTTTAAATGCCCTCAATGCCGGGAACTACAAAGATGCTTTTCTTGCCGTACATTCTTTAAAAGGCATCTGCCTGAATCTGGACCTGTTACCGCTCCTTCGTTCCAGCAGTGCTCTGGCAGACAATCTTCGAGATGGTCAGTCCTCCTCAGACACTGACCGTTTATTCAAACAAGTGGAAACCGATTATCAAAACACAATGAGCGATCTGAAGAAGATCCTTTAA
- the recR gene encoding recombination mediator RecR, which yields MEYYSGHINNLIEQLSRLPGIGAKSAGRLAFHIMNMPKDEVEQLTSSIIKARENVQYCRQCYTLTDEELCPICKNTKRNHREIMVVENTRDLAAYEKTGKYEGVYHVLHGAISPMLGIGPNDIKLKELMQRLQEDIDEVIIATNSSLEGETTAMYISKLVKPTGIKVSRIASGVPVGGDLEYIDEVTLLRALEGRVEL from the coding sequence ATGGAATACTATAGCGGACATATTAATAATCTGATTGAGCAGCTTTCGCGTCTTCCGGGAATAGGAGCAAAATCTGCAGGCCGCCTGGCATTTCACATCATGAATATGCCAAAGGATGAGGTGGAGCAACTGACTTCATCTATCATCAAAGCCAGGGAAAATGTGCAGTACTGCAGACAATGTTATACTCTGACAGATGAAGAACTGTGCCCGATCTGTAAAAATACAAAGCGAAACCACAGAGAAATTATGGTGGTTGAAAATACCAGAGATCTTGCCGCATATGAGAAGACCGGTAAGTATGAAGGGGTTTACCATGTGCTACATGGGGCTATTTCTCCAATGCTGGGCATTGGTCCGAATGATATTAAATTAAAAGAACTGATGCAACGGCTTCAGGAGGATATTGACGAAGTTATCATTGCGACAAATTCCAGTCTGGAAGGGGAGACAACAGCGATGTATATCAGCAAGCTGGTTAAGCCGACAGGAATTAAGGTCAGCAGGATCGCGAGCGGAGTTCCGGTCGGGGGGGATCTGGAATATATTGATGAAGTAACATTGCTGCGTGCGCTGGAGGGCCGCGTAGAGCTTTAA
- the yyaC gene encoding spore protease YyaC: MLTQRLSPVFYINSKRSSASSELAYLLKDAVSQVERDWRELVFLCIGSDRITGDSLGPLIGHQLSQYCWPHIFVYGTLENPVHALNLEEMIQQIKKRHPLALIVAIDASLGSKKHIGFITLGTGSIRPGSGVNKDLPHVGDIFITGIINVSGTFEHFLLQTTRLSTVINMADSITNGILTAIDASYENLRFLSPAASMTSSSGTIS; encoded by the coding sequence ATGCTCACCCAAAGACTTTCTCCCGTTTTTTATATCAACAGCAAAAGAAGCTCCGCAAGCAGTGAACTTGCGTATTTATTAAAAGATGCCGTCTCACAGGTCGAAAGAGACTGGAGGGAACTTGTATTTCTGTGTATCGGAAGTGACCGAATCACAGGCGACAGCCTGGGGCCTCTGATCGGGCATCAGCTTTCTCAGTATTGCTGGCCTCACATATTTGTTTACGGCACTTTAGAAAACCCTGTACATGCCTTAAATCTGGAAGAAATGATCCAGCAAATAAAAAAGAGGCATCCTCTTGCACTCATCGTTGCAATCGATGCCTCTTTGGGTTCCAAAAAGCATATCGGCTTTATAACGCTCGGTACCGGATCAATCCGTCCGGGTTCAGGCGTTAACAAAGATCTGCCGCATGTCGGAGATATTTTCATTACCGGAATTATCAATGTATCCGGAACTTTTGAACACTTTCTCCTTCAGACAACCCGGCTGTCCACCGTTATCAACATGGCAGATTCCATCACCAATGGAATTCTGACAGCAATAGATGCCTCCTATGAAAATCTGCGTTTTCTTTCTCCTGCTGCTTCCATGACGAGCAGTTCCGGTACTATTTCCTGA
- a CDS encoding DUF5711 family protein — protein sequence MGSFKNKIKRLVKRKQQSPRENTKAAPGKNQEPEAYRKRIMDHRKRILIRTGIVAVVIVAVVLIAKTVVERWHYKDYKVVSSSVQEDTMSTSYVQLDNYLLKYTGDGASLLGSSGKSLWTQAYEMNNPTADACGTTSVIYDEKGTNMVIFGRGGKMGEVSTEMPILKAKVASQGVVAAILEDGENTWINFYSTSGAQIATGMTRVDSPGYPVDLAVSPDGLLIMVTYLYVEDNKTTSYVAFYNFGNTGQGQMDNMVSGYTYEGTLVPQVAYMREGKSVAFCDDGFVLYTGKQIPKVDCEVKVEKEIISTFYNADYVGMVFRSDDAEKQYTLVLYNANGKQVFEENFNIEYTSIKISDDQILMNNDTQLCVFSLKGHEKFNGNLDEGSIKDVFKIDANRYQVIVDSGIKTIKLS from the coding sequence ATGGGATCATTTAAGAATAAAATTAAGAGGCTTGTTAAACGTAAACAACAGTCTCCGAGGGAAAATACAAAAGCCGCACCGGGTAAAAACCAGGAACCGGAAGCATACAGGAAAAGAATTATGGACCACCGCAAACGCATTCTGATCAGAACCGGAATTGTAGCCGTGGTGATCGTTGCGGTTGTACTGATAGCGAAAACAGTGGTTGAGCGCTGGCATTATAAAGATTATAAAGTTGTATCATCCAGTGTTCAGGAGGATACGATGTCAACCAGTTATGTACAGCTGGATAATTATCTGCTGAAGTATACTGGTGATGGAGCCTCTTTGCTGGGGAGCAGCGGAAAGAGTCTGTGGACACAGGCTTATGAGATGAATAATCCAACCGCAGACGCCTGTGGAACAACATCCGTCATTTATGATGAAAAGGGGACCAACATGGTAATCTTTGGAAGAGGCGGGAAAATGGGCGAAGTGAGTACAGAAATGCCCATCTTAAAAGCCAAAGTTGCTTCGCAGGGTGTAGTAGCGGCAATTCTTGAAGATGGCGAAAATACCTGGATCAATTTTTATTCGACTAGCGGTGCACAGATCGCAACAGGAATGACGAGAGTGGACAGCCCGGGTTATCCGGTGGATCTGGCAGTGTCACCAGATGGATTGTTGATTATGGTAACATATCTGTATGTAGAGGATAATAAAACAACAAGTTATGTTGCATTTTACAATTTTGGTAATACGGGACAAGGTCAGATGGACAATATGGTCAGCGGCTATACGTATGAAGGAACACTGGTACCGCAGGTGGCTTACATGAGAGAAGGAAAATCGGTCGCTTTTTGTGATGATGGTTTTGTACTCTATACTGGAAAACAGATTCCAAAGGTTGACTGTGAGGTAAAAGTGGAGAAAGAGATTATCAGTACTTTTTACAATGCGGATTATGTGGGAATGGTATTCAGAAGTGATGATGCAGAAAAGCAGTACACGCTGGTTCTCTATAATGCCAATGGCAAGCAGGTTTTTGAAGAAAACTTTAATATTGAGTATACTTCTATTAAGATCAGTGATGATCAGATTCTCATGAATAACGATACACAGCTGTGTGTTTTCAGTTTAAAGGGTCATGAAAAATTTAATGGAAACCTGGATGAGGGCAGTATTAAAGATGTGTTCAAAATTGATGCAAACCGTTATCAGGTGATTGTGGACAGTGGGATTAAGACAATAAAGCTGTCATAA
- a CDS encoding diguanylate cyclase → MERKHKILIVDDTEMNRSLLADMLAADYEILEASNGLEAISVLERYASKISLVLLDIVMPRMDGFEVMATMNKNEQINSIPVIMISAETSSSYIDQAYDLGATDYISRPFDEKIVRRRVKNTIMLYAKQKMLQGMVSEQIIEKEKNNFLMVEILSNIVEFRNGESGLHVLHIRTITELLLKETMKRDNPYGLTLSKIALIVNASALHDIGKISIAEKILNKPGKLTPDEFEIMKNHTIIGAEILKNAPHKKQEELVQVAHDICRWHHERYDGNGYPDGLKGDEIPISAQIVSLADVYDALISPRVYKAAYSHDTAMKMILSGECGAFHPLLLECLQAVNIHLSEEVKVRSLTGMTQPETQRITSELMARGDLYASDRTLSLLEQERTKYQFFASMSREVQFEYNLTTDMLTLSEWGAKHLGVNELILHPIESEEVLSIFSRKDLDNLRLLLGKTTPSSPLVSATYCLNLQGQPRWFRTVARTLWDDEELPHYTGAIGKFIDIHEQQTELDTFKQLATRDSLTKLYNHLTAQNMIETALSGGGDHKYALILFDLDYFKYANDTYGHLFGDHVLKYVAQRILSNIRSEDISARVGGDEFMIFTEFKGDIQNQVNRIFNSLTDIYKGFKISISMGIAIYPNNARDYQQLFHCADQALYASKKDGRNQYRFYDTSIHGFLSVLSPMDNES, encoded by the coding sequence ATGGAAAGAAAACATAAAATATTAATCGTTGACGATACCGAGATGAACCGTTCCCTGCTGGCTGATATGCTTGCCGCTGATTACGAAATTCTGGAGGCCTCTAACGGTCTGGAAGCTATTTCTGTTCTAGAGAGGTATGCAAGTAAGATCTCACTTGTTCTGCTGGATATCGTAATGCCGAGAATGGATGGCTTTGAAGTGATGGCTACAATGAATAAAAACGAACAGATAAATTCTATTCCCGTCATCATGATCTCCGCTGAAACATCTTCCTCTTACATCGATCAGGCTTACGATCTTGGAGCAACTGATTATATCAGCCGCCCTTTCGATGAGAAAATCGTCCGCAGACGAGTCAAAAACACAATTATGCTCTATGCCAAACAAAAAATGCTGCAAGGCATGGTGAGTGAGCAGATTATTGAAAAAGAAAAAAATAATTTTCTGATGGTCGAAATACTGAGCAACATTGTAGAATTTCGCAACGGTGAAAGTGGGCTTCATGTCCTTCATATTCGAACTATAACGGAGTTGCTTCTCAAAGAAACGATGAAGCGTGACAACCCATACGGCTTGACGCTGTCAAAAATTGCCCTTATTGTAAATGCTTCCGCACTGCATGATATCGGCAAGATTTCCATTGCGGAAAAGATACTGAACAAACCGGGAAAGCTAACGCCGGACGAGTTTGAGATCATGAAAAACCATACAATTATCGGGGCTGAAATACTCAAAAACGCACCGCATAAGAAACAGGAAGAATTGGTTCAGGTTGCACATGACATCTGTCGCTGGCATCATGAACGCTATGACGGAAACGGATATCCAGATGGTTTGAAAGGTGACGAAATTCCCATTTCAGCCCAGATTGTTTCACTTGCAGATGTTTACGATGCCTTGATCAGTCCGCGAGTCTACAAAGCCGCATATTCTCATGATACTGCAATGAAAATGATTCTGTCCGGCGAATGCGGGGCATTTCACCCGCTTCTTCTGGAATGTCTGCAGGCGGTTAATATTCATTTGTCAGAAGAAGTAAAAGTCCGTTCACTGACTGGGATGACTCAGCCGGAAACACAGCGTATTACCTCAGAGCTGATGGCCAGAGGTGATCTTTATGCATCCGACCGTACGCTTTCACTTCTTGAACAGGAACGTACAAAATATCAATTTTTTGCTTCCATGTCACGCGAAGTGCAGTTTGAATACAACCTGACCACAGATATGCTCACATTATCCGAGTGGGGAGCAAAACACCTCGGTGTCAATGAGCTGATCCTTCACCCAATAGAAAGCGAAGAAGTTCTCAGCATCTTCTCCAGAAAAGATCTGGATAATTTAAGATTACTGCTTGGAAAGACAACGCCTTCTTCCCCGCTCGTAAGTGCCACATACTGTTTAAACCTCCAGGGACAGCCCCGCTGGTTTCGAACAGTGGCGCGTACGCTCTGGGATGACGAAGAACTTCCTCATTACACCGGTGCTATCGGTAAATTTATTGATATACATGAGCAGCAAACCGAGCTGGACACATTTAAACAGCTGGCAACCCGAGATTCCCTCACAAAACTGTATAACCATCTGACCGCACAGAACATGATTGAAACTGCATTGTCAGGCGGCGGTGATCATAAGTATGCATTGATTCTCTTTGACCTTGACTATTTTAAATATGCCAATGACACGTATGGCCACCTGTTTGGAGACCATGTCCTGAAATATGTTGCACAACGCATCTTATCCAATATCCGGTCGGAAGATATCTCGGCGCGTGTAGGCGGTGATGAATTTATGATTTTCACAGAGTTTAAAGGGGATATCCAAAATCAGGTAAACCGTATCTTCAATTCGCTGACCGATATTTATAAAGGGTTTAAAATATCTATCAGTATGGGCATTGCCATTTACCCCAACAACGCCAGGGACTATCAGCAATTGTTTCATTGTGCTGACCAGGCCCTTTATGCCTCAAAAAAAGACGGAAGAAACCAGTATCGTTTTTATGACACTTCCATTCATGGTTTTTTATCTGTTCTCTCACCTATGGACAATGAAAGCTGA
- a CDS encoding LysM peptidoglycan-binding domain-containing protein: MIEIIYNEKNQGSTTDNGIFHLPNNIRQIGETRPHLKIYMEDYAYTYLKRMSGNHMEGGCAAILLGEARWEESVSYIFIRSALGVENMEIAEEHMDFKDAVWSQIHKDMEQFFPEQEIIGWSLSLPNFNMEISDLILKTHLNHFAGNQKVLFAMEPTEKEEAFFVYDNGKLNRQNGYYIYYEKNEQMQAYMIEKNGNTSIEDDEKVPDRAVVDFRKIVAGKKERDKKDKGGKSYLTAVCAAAVVVALGFTYVNHYRTVQEVSDTAQENEMAMTSSTEQSVNGSEKEKLDANPADDMQEEDNSVNGEAQDNADQEESDTENPGDAAASDESDDPEETSMTEDVQKNNEVDSASDSENTVNKENDQTDTSATPSPTAEAENRSETPASVGARQKYVVQKGDTLSKISKTYYGSTKKIQDICQLNQLDSEDLIYAGQIILLP, translated from the coding sequence ATGATCGAAATCATTTATAATGAGAAGAACCAGGGGAGTACAACAGACAACGGGATTTTTCATCTTCCAAACAACATCCGGCAGATAGGGGAGACAAGGCCTCATCTGAAAATATACATGGAGGATTACGCGTATACGTATTTAAAGAGAATGTCCGGAAATCATATGGAGGGAGGATGTGCGGCGATCTTACTGGGGGAAGCCAGGTGGGAAGAATCAGTGTCGTACATTTTTATCAGAAGTGCTCTCGGTGTGGAGAACATGGAGATTGCTGAAGAACATATGGACTTTAAAGACGCTGTGTGGAGTCAGATACACAAAGATATGGAACAGTTCTTTCCGGAACAGGAGATCATAGGATGGTCGCTGTCACTCCCTAATTTTAATATGGAGATCAGTGATCTGATTTTGAAAACACACCTGAATCATTTTGCAGGTAATCAAAAAGTTTTATTTGCCATGGAGCCAACTGAAAAAGAGGAAGCTTTTTTTGTGTATGATAATGGTAAATTGAACCGGCAGAATGGATATTACATTTATTATGAAAAAAATGAACAAATGCAGGCCTATATGATAGAAAAAAATGGAAACACATCTATTGAGGACGACGAAAAAGTACCAGACCGGGCGGTTGTTGATTTTAGAAAAATCGTTGCGGGTAAAAAGGAGCGTGACAAGAAGGACAAGGGCGGAAAATCGTATCTCACGGCAGTCTGCGCAGCTGCGGTAGTGGTTGCCCTGGGCTTTACGTATGTAAATCATTATCGGACAGTCCAGGAGGTTTCAGACACTGCACAGGAAAATGAGATGGCGATGACGAGCAGTACTGAGCAAAGCGTAAATGGGAGTGAAAAAGAGAAGCTGGATGCCAATCCTGCCGATGATATGCAGGAGGAAGATAACAGTGTGAACGGCGAAGCCCAGGATAATGCTGATCAGGAAGAATCAGACACTGAAAATCCAGGGGATGCAGCTGCATCTGATGAGAGTGATGATCCGGAAGAAACCTCGATGACAGAAGATGTGCAGAAAAACAACGAGGTGGATTCGGCATCAGATTCAGAAAATACAGTGAATAAGGAAAATGATCAGACGGATACATCGGCAACGCCATCACCAACCGCGGAGGCGGAGAACCGATCTGAAACACCGGCTTCAGTTGGTGCGCGTCAGAAATATGTAGTACAAAAAGGGGATACATTAAGTAAGATCAGTAAAACATATTATGGAAGTACAAAAAAGATCCAGGATATCTGTCAGCTTAACCAGCTTGATTCGGAAGATTTAATTTATGCAGGACAAATTATTTTACTCCCGTAA
- a CDS encoding ATP-dependent 6-phosphofructokinase — protein MKRIGLLTSGGDCQALNATMRGVVKGLAANIDELEVYGFMNGYKGLIYGDYRMLTAADFSGILTKGGTIIGTSRQPFKLMRVPDENGLDKVEAMKQTYYKLRLDCLVILGGNGTQKTANLLSEEGLNVLHLPKTIDNDIWGTDMTFGFYSAVNIATDAIDCIHTTAASHNRVFIVEIMGHKVGWLPLYAGIAGGADIILIPEIPYDTEKVVEAIEARAKAGKGFTILAVAEGAISKEDARLSKKELKRKIEARTHPSVSYELAEKIQKATGLEIRITVPGHTQRGGSPCPYDRVLSTRIGAAAAKLIMDGEYGYMVGLVNGKTKKVPLAESAGKLKTVPVDAQEILEAKRIGISFGD, from the coding sequence GTGAAACGTATTGGATTATTGACAAGCGGAGGAGACTGCCAGGCACTGAATGCTACGATGCGCGGTGTAGTAAAAGGGTTGGCGGCCAATATTGATGAGCTGGAAGTTTATGGTTTTATGAATGGATATAAGGGTCTTATCTACGGGGATTATCGGATGCTGACCGCAGCAGATTTCTCTGGGATTTTGACTAAAGGAGGGACTATCATTGGCACATCACGCCAGCCATTCAAGCTGATGAGAGTACCGGATGAAAATGGTCTGGACAAAGTGGAGGCAATGAAACAGACATATTATAAACTACGTCTTGACTGCCTGGTGATTCTGGGAGGGAACGGTACACAGAAAACGGCAAACCTGCTTAGTGAAGAAGGACTGAATGTACTGCATCTGCCAAAAACGATAGACAATGACATCTGGGGGACAGATATGACGTTTGGCTTCTACAGTGCAGTTAATATTGCAACAGATGCGATTGACTGTATACATACCACGGCTGCATCTCATAACCGGGTATTCATTGTGGAAATAATGGGGCATAAAGTTGGGTGGCTTCCGCTGTATGCGGGGATTGCGGGAGGTGCTGATATTATCCTGATTCCAGAGATTCCGTATGATACAGAGAAAGTAGTGGAAGCGATAGAAGCCAGAGCGAAAGCGGGAAAGGGATTTACAATCCTGGCAGTCGCGGAAGGTGCGATTTCCAAAGAGGATGCCCGGCTTTCTAAAAAAGAGTTGAAACGTAAGATTGAAGCGAGGACTCATCCATCCGTTTCCTATGAACTGGCTGAGAAGATTCAGAAAGCTACAGGGCTGGAGATACGCATCACTGTTCCGGGACATACTCAGAGAGGCGGAAGTCCGTGTCCATATGACAGAGTACTCTCGACGAGAATTGGTGCTGCCGCAGCAAAATTGATCATGGATGGGGAATATGGATACATGGTCGGACTCGTAAATGGAAAAACTAAAAAAGTACCGCTTGCTGAGAGTGCAGGCAAGCTTAAAACTGTACCTGTGGATGCTCAGGAAATTCTGGAAGCAAAGCGGATCGGCATCAGTTTTGGAGACTAA
- the dnaX gene encoding DNA polymerase III subunit gamma/tau, with protein MSYTALYRKFRPDSFEDVKGQDHIVTTLKNQVRANRIGHAYLFCGTRGTGKTTVAKILAKTVNCEHPIDGSPCNECEMCKAIQAGTSMNVIEIDAASNNGVDNIREIREEVAYRPTQGIYKVYIIDEVHMLSTGAFNALLKTLEEPPSYVIFILATTEAHKIPITILSRCQRYDFRRITIDTIADRMTELMKQEGVEAEEKAVRYIAKAADGSLRDALSLLDQCIAFYLGQKLTYDNVLEVLGTVDTEIFSRMLRQIIDRNVTEVIHSLEELVLQGKEMGQFVSDFTWYLRNLMLVKSSSDSDEMLDISGENLQMLKEEGEMIETETLIRYIRILSELSSQIRYASQKRVLVEVALIKLCRPSMETNLDSVLDRIRVLEDRIEQGVVVKAPDVQEMSGGCNEEKKQSANLPKPEKAAPEDLQRVKNEWRTIVGQTEGMFRSFLQTAVPKYNGQTGEAKLYVEFSNSLAQNYVGNAEAAQRLADIIENQIGKSVELELILADREVSKGLAEISIDDILKDKIQMEVDIET; from the coding sequence ATGAGCTATACCGCTTTATACCGAAAGTTCCGTCCGGATTCATTTGAGGATGTGAAAGGTCAGGACCATATTGTTACTACTCTGAAAAACCAGGTCAGGGCAAACCGTATCGGGCATGCATATCTGTTTTGCGGAACGCGGGGAACCGGAAAAACGACGGTGGCAAAAATACTGGCAAAAACAGTAAATTGCGAGCATCCGATTGATGGGAGTCCCTGCAATGAATGTGAGATGTGTAAGGCCATTCAGGCAGGGACTTCCATGAATGTCATAGAGATAGACGCGGCATCCAATAACGGTGTCGATAACATCCGTGAAATCAGGGAAGAAGTTGCGTACAGGCCAACGCAGGGAATTTATAAGGTGTACATTATTGATGAAGTTCATATGTTATCAACAGGAGCATTTAATGCGTTGTTAAAAACGCTGGAAGAACCTCCTTCGTATGTGATCTTTATACTGGCTACTACAGAAGCACACAAGATTCCGATTACGATACTGTCACGCTGCCAGAGATATGATTTCCGCAGAATTACAATCGATACTATTGCAGATCGTATGACTGAACTGATGAAACAGGAAGGCGTGGAAGCGGAGGAGAAAGCAGTCCGCTACATTGCCAAAGCGGCCGACGGTTCACTTCGAGATGCGCTAAGCCTGCTCGATCAGTGCATTGCTTTTTATCTGGGGCAAAAGCTGACGTATGATAACGTACTGGAAGTATTGGGTACGGTAGACACGGAGATTTTCAGCCGGATGCTCCGTCAGATCATCGACAGAAATGTTACTGAGGTAATCCATTCGCTGGAAGAACTGGTTCTGCAGGGGAAGGAAATGGGGCAGTTTGTCTCGGATTTCACCTGGTATCTGAGAAATCTTATGCTGGTAAAATCATCTTCTGATTCTGATGAGATGCTGGATATATCAGGAGAAAATCTCCAGATGCTGAAAGAAGAGGGAGAAATGATCGAGACCGAAACGCTGATCAGATATATCCGTATACTGTCTGAACTTTCAAGTCAGATTCGCTACGCATCGCAGAAAAGAGTGCTCGTTGAAGTGGCATTGATTAAATTGTGCAGACCGTCCATGGAGACAAATCTGGATTCGGTCTTGGACAGAATCCGTGTATTGGAAGATCGGATTGAGCAGGGTGTTGTGGTGAAAGCTCCTGACGTGCAGGAAATGTCCGGAGGATGCAATGAAGAAAAAAAGCAGTCGGCCAATTTACCGAAGCCGGAAAAAGCGGCGCCAGAAGACCTCCAGCGGGTTAAAAACGAGTGGAGAACTATTGTGGGTCAGACAGAAGGTATGTTCCGAAGTTTTTTGCAGACTGCTGTTCCGAAATACAATGGCCAGACAGGAGAAGCTAAATTGTATGTAGAGTTTTCGAATAGTCTGGCGCAGAATTATGTGGGAAATGCAGAGGCGGCACAGCGTCTTGCAGACATCATTGAGAATCAAATAGGGAAGAGTGTCGAACTTGAACTGATTCTTGCAGACAGAGAAGTGAGCAAGGGGTTGGCAGAAATATCAATTGATGATATATTAAAAGACAAGATTCAGATGGAAGTTGATATCGAAACATAA
- a CDS encoding CvpA family protein → MNWLFWVLLVFTVLLIIRGARKGFFRTAVSMVSMILVLLIVSWINPYVGEFLRESTPVYDFVQENCERLLAPQAAESAGLPEGADLTKNMEIPLEDQIKVIEGTPLPELVKQALLENNNSEIYSTLGVESFMDYITGYIAYYITNGIGFLLSFIIATVILKVILYAIDILTGLPVISFFNVIGGMLLGIVQAVLWIWVIFLVVTVVSNTEVGTMLMQQIESDIVLQYLYEKNALLNVILSVIMG, encoded by the coding sequence ATGAACTGGTTGTTTTGGGTGCTTCTGGTTTTTACAGTACTTCTGATCATCAGAGGGGCACGCAAAGGTTTTTTTCGAACAGCAGTATCGATGGTATCAATGATACTGGTACTGCTGATTGTTTCATGGATCAATCCTTATGTAGGTGAATTTTTAAGGGAAAGCACTCCGGTATATGATTTTGTTCAGGAAAACTGCGAGAGGCTTCTGGCACCTCAGGCGGCGGAAAGCGCAGGACTCCCCGAGGGTGCGGACCTGACGAAGAATATGGAAATTCCGTTGGAGGATCAGATTAAAGTTATTGAAGGCACGCCTCTGCCGGAGCTGGTGAAACAAGCATTACTGGAGAATAATAACTCGGAAATTTATAGTACTCTGGGCGTGGAATCATTCATGGATTACATTACAGGGTATATCGCATATTATATTACCAACGGGATCGGCTTTCTGCTTTCTTTTATTATCGCTACGGTTATTCTAAAAGTGATATTATATGCGATTGACATTTTGACGGGGCTTCCGGTCATTAGCTTCTTTAATGTAATTGGCGGTATGCTTCTGGGAATTGTACAGGCAGTATTGTGGATATGGGTGATTTTTCTGGTTGTTACAGTGGTGTCTAATACAGAAGTTGGCACAATGCTCATGCAGCAAATTGAAAGTGATATCGTGCTTCAATACTTATATGAAAAAAACGCTCTGCTGAATGTAATATTGTCAGTGATTATGGGATAA
- a CDS encoding HDIG domain-containing metalloprotein, whose product MKQPKAITNREFFECIRDIIYHPVVLQMKQFSQHCDTDCYQHCLMVAYYNFSICRSLGLDARSAARGGMLHDLFLYDWRKHREKTGDHFHAMTHPWTAYRNAKKYFSINSVEKEIITKHMWPVTFIPPRYPETYVICLTDKYCGTLEIAEYYSGRLSSSRIGRPLAKMMQKLSDNRPRPQEIVPELLVMEAAGERKRRFS is encoded by the coding sequence ATGAAACAGCCAAAAGCCATAACGAACAGAGAGTTTTTTGAATGTATCAGGGATATTATTTATCATCCTGTTGTACTACAGATGAAACAATTTTCTCAGCACTGTGATACGGACTGTTATCAGCATTGCCTGATGGTTGCGTATTACAATTTCAGTATCTGCAGGTCTTTGGGGCTTGACGCGCGGTCTGCGGCCAGGGGAGGAATGCTTCATGATTTGTTTTTGTACGACTGGAGAAAGCACCGGGAGAAGACAGGGGATCACTTCCATGCCATGACACATCCCTGGACGGCTTACCGAAACGCAAAAAAATACTTTTCAATAAATTCAGTTGAGAAAGAAATTATAACGAAACATATGTGGCCGGTTACGTTTATTCCGCCCAGGTATCCAGAGACTTATGTAATATGTCTGACAGATAAATATTGTGGTACTCTGGAAATAGCAGAATACTATTCCGGAAGGTTGAGCAGCTCCCGCATTGGCAGACCATTGGCCAAAATGATGCAGAAGCTGTCGGATAACCGGCCCAGACCTCAGGAAATAGTACCGGAACTGCTCGTCATGGAAGCAGCAGGAGAAAGAAAACGCAGATTTTCATAG